DNA from Ochotona princeps isolate mOchPri1 chromosome 7, mOchPri1.hap1, whole genome shotgun sequence:
TCATTGCCTCTTCTTGCCATAAACACTCCTAGAATCCTTGCAGATACCATCATTCTGTCTGCTGGACAACTCCGGTAGCCCCTATGGGAATTCTTTGTATGCTTCCTCCACTTTTATCACTGCAAACTACTGTGTAACTTTTCCTAAAATTCAAATGTAACTAAATCTCCCTTCTTATTATAAAAAAAAGCCTACCCGAGAAAGGCTCCAAACTCTCTTCTTGACAATGTTCTCGACAATTCTGAAAGATGTTTTTTGATCTCGATTGCTGGTTTTTAGCACAAAGCCAAAAAAAGCCCTGGGAATTTCCTAAATGATAAAAGTGAATGATGGGAGCATCCTTTGTTCAAATAAGGTAACTCATGGCAGGCCCCCAGAGAGCCGCAGGATGGGCTGGTTACCAGGAAGACCTGATCTTACTTAGAAAATTGAAACTTCCAGCTCCCCCCTGACCTCCAGagtggagagggtctggggaggcAGTCAGCCAGTATTGTCTAAGATCCCATCAATCATGTCTGGGTGTTGACACCCCCGTTAAAAATACAaaggtcttggctcctgtcttcagtctcGCCCAGCCCGgtttgttgcagtcatctggagaatgaatcagcagacagaagcactcttcctgaatttctttctttttctctataacttttcaaatcttgttttaaaaattcagcttaAACCCTACACAACAGGGAGCTTCTGGGATCACAAACCCATTCACGTGCTGGGAAGGTGGTGTGACCCAACCACACAGGGTCCCCAGCACTCCACACTCTCCCAGTGTATGCCTGATGATGAACTGTGGTCAAACATATTGTCCCGAGTTCTCAGAGACTTTCTGACAACTTATTGAACCTCAGGAGGTTGGGGGAAATCCCTCAGGAAGGGAGAGGCTGGGCCCTTTCACCTGCAGTAGGTACTGGATCAGAACAGCATAAGTGCTGCTGGAAAAAatcccttcctttttaaaaggaaggcaagatatacacacattttatcatatttttcagAATGACATTATTATATATcattaagaaaagcaaaatccTACAACTATAACATCCTATTGATTACGCCTCCCAAGTACACAGGTATTAATATGTGTACCTTAAAATCAGTGAAGTGTTCTTCCTCACTATAGAAGTGTTTTTAATACATTATGCTAATTCTATTATTGTCCAATTTATAGCATAGAATATTCATACAGTACAAAAAACCCTGAATGCTCTAGTTTTTACTGAAAAATAACTCAGGTACTTTATATGTCATATGTGGAATATCTTAATTCACTAAAGTGGTCACAAAGAGTTACAAACGCTACAATAAACCCACAAATGGTTTGAAACTCCGATTAACAGAGAGTGGAAATGCTAGCCCTAAATATTGTCTCACAATCAGCACACTTTTGAAATATACAACTATACCATTGTGGTTATTATAATGAAATAGCTTCTACATATTAGCTGAATTACATCACATAgattattaaaatttatattatacTCAGCTTGACACATTCCTTTAAAACCAcaatttttagaaatttgaactttgtcatcttaaattaacaaAATGAATTTATGTGGCTAACAGCCAACAAGCATTTTTcattgagagggaaaaaaagtgtaTCTGTAAAGACTTATTCCGTTacctggctttaaaaaaaaaaaaaaaaaacactaattgcttcaggaaatgaaaaaaaaaaaaggcctgccTGTACTTGGTCTTTTTTTAAGGCTCAAAGGTAACAGTGTTTTCTTTGTCCATAAGTTCTGAAGGAACTTGTAGGAAAGAGCTAGGTATCATTTTGGTTGCTCTTCAAAAAGACTAGGTGTTACAAGATCATCTGCTGGGATTCCTCTGGAAAACAAAAGCGCTTTGGGAACTGACAGTCCCATCTCCAGTTACTGAGGCTGCTTGGATCAAGCTTCCTCCTgtacttaaaaaatttaaaaatagaaaaacaaaaaccctggatGTTTCAAAAATCTAATTTCCTTAATATCTATATAACTCTAAAATATCCTGTTTCCTAGTTAAAGTGGTAAGAGCTGATCCCCTAGAGAGTCACTCTAAATATCAAAGTCCCCAGAGGTCTGTGTTTATAGTCCTAGGTAGCTCCATAAATCACACCTGAAGTGTCACAGAAGAGGTTTACAAATATGTTCATCTCTAGACTGACCAGAAATACCGAAGACAGTATGTCTTACACATTTCATTATCACATTCATAGAAACCATTGGTTTCAAACTTTCTAAATTCCACCAAATGTGTTTTTGAGCAGGGTGGCCTGCATGAGGAAATGTGAAGAGCCCAGAGCATGGCTGGGACCCAGAACCATGGTCCTAGCACATGCATTTCAATACAGGAAGATGTTGCTGGTGAACTGTGGTGCCAAGGCTAGACCTACCCATCAACTGTGGGCCTGATCATTCAAACAATCAGAAGGGAATTTCAAAGCCACAGTGAGGACAGTGCCTGTCAGCAACACGGAGCTTCATTCAGACTCTGGGTCTGACAGAGCTGCAGCGATATTTTTTCATTAGTGTGAGAACACCAGTGGGGGGCTTCTCCACAATGGCACATACCCCGCACATTCTGCATATTCCAAGTGACCATAGGGAGTGGACACTCAGCCTGGCAGTTCAGGTACCAGTTCAGGTGCCTGGCTTCAAGACTCTGCTCcagctctggattccagcttcctcttgGTGCAGAACCTACAAAGCAGTCGTCACAGCTCAGGGAGTTAGGTTTCCATTACCCACAGCagattgggttcccagctcccagcttcagtttgcCCCAATTTTTGCCATTGTATGCTTTGGGGGCTTGAGGACTTTCTACAAGCAAGTTAGTGCCTCATGGGTTCCTCTAGCTAAATCCTatggatttgaggccacaccttCTACAGGGGTGGAGATCTCGGCATATCCAGCACAGGATTGCTTAGTGGGTCTTCCTCTGAGGACTCTATGAGGCAGAAGAGCATTAGGATCACACAATAGATGTTGGTTTGCCAAACACACAGCACTATTCCCAGCACACACCAAATGCTCAGGGCATCAACTTGGTACACTCTTTCAGAATGGAAAAGATTTTCCAACAAGAGACTCCCCAGTCTTGGCAAGGAGGCAAGTACTAAAGTGAAATGGGATTGGGATTGTAGTCCAACCCTTTGAGGGCCATGCACTTGCTGGAAGGAGCCCGTGCATTTGGTAGTGTGAGGAGGCCACACTGCTTCAATTTCTGCTCTCTTATTGGCCATTGCTGTTGTGCGTTGAGCAGATCATGTCCCTTCTCTGCCCTTTAGTACCACTACTGGTGCAGGGAAACCATCCAGTTGCTCTTCTGAGCTGGGACACCTGTGAGTGACAAGGGCACCATAACACTGAGAAACAGCTGAAGTCAGGCCCTGCCTCTTGGACTCTCAAGTAGGATGGTGACCAGTGCTGCCAGTGCCGATTCCTCtctgctgctccagtttcctCTCTGCATTGTGGTTTGTTTCTGCTTACAGCATGTGAGCGATCATCTCACAAGACTACCGTACGCTGTTTGGAAAACCTCATTTGAGTTGTTAACCCAGGCTGAGGACAGTGTAAACCCCACCTGCTTCATTTTGACTGATTGGCCCTTGTGGTGATTGATACCATATACTAGAGCCCCTGGGTACAGATGAACTCAGCACCTCCTTCCCACTTAGGCACAGAGCCAGACGAGCATTGCCAGCGATGAGTCAGTCCCTTAGAGCTCAACATGGATACCTGCCCGTCCCACCGTCAAGCCAAGTGTGCGACTCTTGCTCCAGACCAAAAGTTCTCAAGGAAGAGCTGTGGAGTTAATAGCCAGTGCTCATGAAGCCCTAAGATGTGCCTGTTCAACCTCCTGCCCATTTACATGTAAGAAACTGAGGTTCCAAGAGGGCCAGGTTATGTAAGGAAAGTGCTGaaagctgctgccttcagtcCCCTGCAGTCACAGTGAAATGCTTCAAGCATCAACTTGGCTGAGCTCTTTTAAGATTTTCAGCGGTAGAAAAAGTATGGAAATGAATACCCCCATCCCCaacaacacacatacactttAATTTAGCAACTCAAATTCACAGTCATAAAAAATCAGGTGACGTAAGATTTATTAAGTGCCAATAGTGTGCACAACCCTAAATTGGACAGACTAAAATTCAGGCACAAAACAGACACAAGGCGCCTGGTCTCCAGCACTTTATGATCTAATTAACATAATACAGAGTGGAAACAGCAGACGGACAAGGCATGGCAATGTTCAGTCATGGGGGATACTAAAGAGCTGCTGTACAGTAATCCAAACTGACATCTAACCCCACAATCTTTGTATAAAATGTGTTTGCTCTCGCAACCCACAACACTTCAAACCAGGTTAGTGTCTGTGCAGGCCAAGACACAGGTGCAGACACCCCgaaacacaaagagcactaagaatGGCTTTTGGTACTttggattttctgttttctcctgatgATAGTCCGGAGCCTCCGTAATACCAGTTTGTCGGACAGAAGCATGTCATCTTGCTGCTCCAGATAATCCAGTAAATTTTCAGTCCACTCCAGCGCGACTCGGTGGCTGATATGCCTCTCTGGATTGAGTTCTGCTTTCCTCACCTTCCCTGAAGGCCTCTTTCCAGCAGCCTTGCATGGCTGCTCAGTCCGTTCACAGTCGGGGAGCCCCTGATGGCTGGAGTCCTTCCGTCGAGAATCAAACCACTGATTGATGTTCTCAATGTCCACGTGCTCACAGGCCTCGGTGCTCTGCAGCACTGTCGCTAAGTTAGCCGCTAAAATGGCTCCTTCGTCAATGTTCACACCTGCATTTTCCTCACTGGCAGGGATGAGTTTCTTCCACGCTTTGGTTATGGTGCTTGATTTGATCATGTTCCAAGCTCTTGAAACTTCAAAAATTGCATCCAACACTGTCAAGTTCTTCCAAAATGTTTTGGGGTCAATTCCTTCCTCCACAAACTTCTGCATAAGTCCTGCCCGATAGTATCTTTTCACTGTGGCTAGAACTCCCTGGCTCATAGGTTGAATCAGACTTGTGACATTTGGTGGCAGATATTTTACAATGATCCTGCCATCAGCGGAACTCAGCATTTCTTCATCCGGGTGTGCTGGAGGGAAATCTAAGAGCAGCACTGCTTTTTCTAGAAGCCCCTTGGATTTCAAATGCTTCTGTACCTGTGGCACAAAATATTTGTCAAACCACTGTCTGAAGACAGAGCGTTCCATCCACGCCCCTTTCTGACTGAAGTAAGTGACCGGCAAGTTAGCAAGGTCAGTTCCTTTGAATGCACGAGGTTTTTTTGCTTTCCCCACAACACAAAGGTTTAGCTTGTGTAAACCGGTGGCATTTGCACAGCACATGATGATGATTCTCTCCCTGCTTGACCTATACTCAGAAGTACTCTGCTCCGTGTCAAGAGCTAACGTCCTGGCTGGCAGACATTTCCAGAATAATCCAGTCTGATCTGCACCATAAATTTGTTCTGGttgcagattctctctctcaacaAATTCCTGAAAGTTACCACAAAATTCGCTGGCAGCTGTTTCATCGCCTTTTAACTTGGTTCCTTTACCAGCAGCCTTTGGGATACCGTGACGTTGCTTGAATCGAGTGAGCCAGCCAGAGGATGCGTTGAAATCTCCTTCCATCCCCAAAGCGTCAAAAAAGAACTTGGCCTGTTTGGCACAAATCGTTCCAGACACTGGAATGCCATCTGTTTTTTGTTGGTTAAACCACTCTATCATAACTCGATCGAGTTCCTCGTAGGTAGAGGACTTCATAGACTTCCGTTTTGATAGCCCACTCGTAGGATCTGAACTGTTGGCGTAGTTTATAatcctttctttgttctttttaatgtcaCGAACTGTAGATTCCCCGATTCCATACACAACAGAAAGTTTTTTGAAGGAGATGCCCTCCTCAAGCTTCTTAATGATGTCAAGCTTGTCCCTGATCGTCAACACCACACGCTTACGCTTCCCCAACATTGTAGCAAGCGGTTACTGCAAGAGATAATGAACAAGTTGGGAGTCCAGACAGGGAGAAGCTAGCAGTCAGAAAGGCCCTGATCCGTCCCGGGACCCAGCTCAGTAGCCGTAATCCCAGACAATGCCTACAAAATATCTCTTTTCTTGCTGTTTTAAAACTTATCCAGTCACTACATCAAAGACGTAGTCTGCTTTATCTGCTACCTTCAGTCACTTTGTTAGTTTAAGATGGTTAGTTTAAGATCCATGAACTGTGATCTCACTGGGGGTCCCATTAGAACCAATGCTGTAAGCAAGAATGTTACTGCAGACTCAATTTTTGCAATCACTGCAGGTCAACTTCTCGGCTAAAGGCATCATGATTTAGACAGAAGTACTGGGGGAAATGAAGGGAATAAACAGTTTGTGAGAGGGAGAAGAGGTGCAAACTtaacaccaaaaaaaaagaaagaaagaaagaaaaaaggaaacgcTCACCTCCCTAAGCCGCTGCAGGTCTTTGTCGGGAAGCAGCGGACTGTTTGGAATCCGGGAGAGGATTGTTAGCACATGCGCAGGTGATTGCTTACGGAA
Protein-coding regions in this window:
- the TIGD2 gene encoding tigger transposable element-derived protein 2; amino-acid sequence: MLGKRKRVVLTIRDKLDIIKKLEEGISFKKLSVVYGIGESTVRDIKKNKERIINYANSSDPTSGLSKRKSMKSSTYEELDRVMIEWFNQQKTDGIPVSGTICAKQAKFFFDALGMEGDFNASSGWLTRFKQRHGIPKAAGKGTKLKGDETAASEFCGNFQEFVERENLQPEQIYGADQTGLFWKCLPARTLALDTEQSTSEYRSSRERIIIMCCANATGLHKLNLCVVGKAKKPRAFKGTDLANLPVTYFSQKGAWMERSVFRQWFDKYFVPQVQKHLKSKGLLEKAVLLLDFPPAHPDEEMLSSADGRIIVKYLPPNVTSLIQPMSQGVLATVKRYYRAGLMQKFVEEGIDPKTFWKNLTVLDAIFEVSRAWNMIKSSTITKAWKKLIPASEENAGVNIDEGAILAANLATVLQSTEACEHVDIENINQWFDSRRKDSSHQGLPDCERTEQPCKAAGKRPSGKVRKAELNPERHISHRVALEWTENLLDYLEQQDDMLLSDKLVLRRLRTIIRRKQKIQSTKSHS